The genomic interval GACATTATGGTACACAATATGTGCATATTGctttctatttatatttatatatgccaCTTTATAATAATTAGAAATAAGTACCCGTATtcggtaaatatttaaaagattatacaaatatttttcgtttatatatatatatatttaaatattaacataGTAAGTGCATACAGTGAGTACTTTTATGATACCCAATTTTATCAGTGCAATGCTGATGCTGTCTGTGTTGTATTTGTAGCTTTTGATACGCCCGGGCCGTATATTTTTAGAACCCAAGGTTGTCAGAGCATTGGATGTTcatgcggatgtggatgatTTGAAAAGTGGTAGGCAACAGTTAGcaggtgggtggttggtgtTTGGTGGTTGGTGGTAGGCTGGCTCGATTTCGGTGGTGCAGAGGGAGGGTGAGAGGGTGAAGCACACACGAGCCGCCGCCTTGAGAGCCAAGCCGCAAATGCACCTgctttatttcgctttttccaTCGCTTTGTGCTTAAACTTGTTGCAAATACGAGGCGAGCTGCAGCGAGCATCTGTCGAGTCCTTGACTCTGACTGTGGATGTGTCCTTGCAGTGGGGCCTTGggcagaaattgaaattttgtCGGCCTGCTAAAACGCTGCACAAGAGCAATATATTCCGCCTTTTTTTAAAAGAGCTGAAATGGAGGCAGTATGAAGTTGAAAGATTGGACCTCGACTTGAAACCAGGAATAAATGCATGCAATCAAGGAAGGAAATGATGTGTGCAAAGACTTATTTGTACCCAGGTTATTACGTTATGCCATCTCTAAAAGTTCAACCCGTTCTTCAGATTCAAGTTAAAGTACAAATATTTCGTTAGGTCGCTGTGCGAAAATAACTGATATTTACAtattaaaattccattttattcGTTTGAATTGCTTATATGATTAATATCAATATTAATCAACTAATATTAGCTTTAACTCTTTAAATTGGGACACTCACATAATATCAAACATATCTTGATTTATTAGGGGGATGGCCAAGTTTCAAAAACAGTTGCTATTCCGTAACGACCCCCAGTGGTCCTGTTTTGGTGACCTATTAAACTATTGAGCTGTAGAATTTATTACAATGATTCGATATATTTTCATGGGTCAATAATAATGTACACAATTAGTTTGGCTCTTATTACCAGAGCCTTTTGTGTTTAAACTTGTAAAACATGTTTAGAAAGCATTCCccttaaattatttaaacttaGCACAATAGCGTTTTCGTAACCTTTGTCAGAGGTcaaactaaatttaatttaaattttaaattccgTACACGATGAAAGCGATTCGCCAACAAATTTTGCGAGTGATGATCCACCAAATTGGATGATTGGGGCAGTTTGAGGATGTGGATGGAGGACCCAGCCGTTTAGAGCAAGGGAAATCATAATGGTGTTATATAACCAGATAAGGCCTTCTGTGCTGAAGCATTGCGCAGACCttttacatttcaattaaaaatgattaaagATACACAAGAAAAAGGTTAAAAGGCGCGCATGCAGCACAAATTTGGTTGCGGGCAAATAACTTTCAAGGGGAACGAAAAACAGCCAAAAGGAAAAGTTGTAGAAGCCAAGCTGGGAAACTGTCACTCACACTCGAACAAACAGATAAGCATTTCAGATTTTCCTcttgcatataaatatttttttgtattttggagGCATACATTATGCAAACGTAGGCTGAAGGACTGGAGAGAAAACTGGGAACATGCAACCAtggacattatttttgctgACTGCAAagtaaaggaaaacaaatgcGGATACACATTGTTCAACTCGGGAAGGAAACTCGAAACTTCAGTGCAGCGAGTCCAAAGGAACAGGGAAGGAATCAAACGAAAAGCGCGTGCAGTGGGTTTTCCCTACCCCATCGCAATGGGAAAAGTCCCCAAAAAGCAAAGGGGCCGAAGGGCAAGAAAAGCGACACAGTGTCTGGATGTCGACGCATGTTTCTGGTTCCTTACAGCCATTTCCCTgatttttgttgccttttaaCAATTCTTTTATGATTTCCGTAATAAACCAAGTGGAGAATGAACCCCATATGCTCAAGGTCAATAAAGCTATAAAAagtttaaactatttaaaataaggAACTTCTGAAAAATTGTGTTTTGCGCCCCAGCCAACAGTCTTACTAATTTTcagatttttaaattgaaagtGCGATTATTATTTGCGACTTTTTTTTCACTGGATGGAAATAAGCTTAGGCAGCCACCGAAATTTgcgcaatttcaatttcacaaCATATGTCTTCCCCTTTCGTATTTCCATATTATTCTCTGTGCTCTTGGCTAAAGTATTTTGCGCTCTGACCtttcttttaatgaattttaaatttaatgcatACGCTAAAACCGCCAGCTTAATCAGCACTTTGCCGGGCATGACTATTTGCAAATTCAATGCCGAGCGAGTAATGGGGAGCAAACAGGAGGAGATTCGGGCGGGTCCAAGTTCGGCCTGCGACTGACAGCTAATTGAGCCCAGCCTGCTCCCAAGCTCCTTTGCTCCCTTGCTCCTTTGGCTCCTTGCGGACTATTTTACGGCCCCAAGGATCCGACACAAAAgccgcacacgcacacacctgAGGCTGGAACTGAAGCTTAACCTGAAATCGGGCCCGCTTCCCAGTTACCGACTGTCCGCCCACCCTCGTAAGACAATTATGAAATGCCTTTTTTATAGTCCTATTATTGCCGGGGTCCTGGGACTTGCAGAAGGACATCGGGCTGCCGGGTAAGTGCGGCGTACAATCGGGCATTGTTATATGGCCAAGATCGCTTTGTCTTGGCCTGCcgttgattaaaaataaacgtGCGTGCGGCTCGTATAAGAATGTCCTTTTTGCTtcaagaaaacaaatttttcgCTGGTTGAagtgattaaatttaaaatgtttagaAAAAAACGAACGGACAAAGTGTTTTATGAAAGGCAATTGCTCCTAAGAAGCTTAAGGTGCTCTTTCTTTTACTGAAAACTTTTTCACGAAATTAAgggcttttctttttaataCCATTGTGAATTACttatttacaatactaatttataaattaatgtgGCTGATAAATAAGTGTCATGAACTATGATAAGAACAACTtcagaaaacacaaaaatagtGTTTTAAAATCTTTGGTTTTACAAGTGTAAGAAGGTACACCGGATTCGTTGAAAGTATCTAACAGGTATCAGAAAGCACTTCCAACTATTCctaatatatattcatgacCCTCCCTCTCTAAGTAAGAACATCTAGGTTTTTGGAACTTTAATAGCTCGAAAGTTAAGACTAGGCAGTTTGTCTTAAGTTCCAAGTTTGTTTTAGCAGATGGTCACATCCACTgtttccaaaacaaaaattacgCAAATTTCGGAAATATATAATAGCTTTAAGTCATAGGAATCCATGGAAAGAAGaagaataaaaacatttttaagatCATTTTTTACCTTATTCCACTTTTGAAATTACTTTTAACCAACTTTTTGATGTTGACAACCCTAGAACCCTTACTTTTGCAGTTTTCGATAGTAGGCATTTTAGAGGCACGACGCAAACGGTCACACTTCTTGGCGGTTTCGTATTTGGCACTAAGATTTCAACATTAATTGGGATAAATACAGTAAAAACATGCAGTATGAGCCCGAGGAACAGACTTTTCAACTCCAGGCACTAGAGATCCGTGAGCCGGATAGCAATTTCGATCCCCTGAAGCCGCCGGAGTCCGGGGAAGAGTACTTAATGCACATGTTCTACGAGAGGAAGCGATGTCCAGCTGTGGTTACCAAAAGATCACCCAAAATCAGGAATAATACGGGAAGTACCACAATTGAGATGTTGGATAATGTAAGTTCAGACCACTCTCTACTAGCAGTTACTTACTAATGATTTTGTAGCCCGAGCTGCCCCCGTTTAAGTGCCTGCTGCCCACGCCCGAATGGCAGGACGAACAGGTGAAATCCTTCCAAGCAGCCCGCTCCCAGGTGCTAGTCCTTCGTAGGGagctggccaacaacaactacGACCAGTCCGCAGAACCGCCTTTGACCTCCGATCACGAAAAGTGGCAGGAATTCTGCCGGAATCAACAGCCCCTCCTGAGCACCCTTCTCCATTTGAGCCAAAACGACTTGGAGCACTTGCTGGAAAAGCTTAGCAAGTGGCTGCAGGATCCCAACTCCACGGTGGACCTACTCCACGATGTCTGGCTAGCTCGCTGGCTGTATGCCACTTTGGTCTGCCTCCACCTTCCACTGGAACCTCACGTGTTCAGCACTCTTCGCTACATCGCCCGAGCCTGCATCCATCTGAGAAATCAACTAAAGGAAGACGAGGTGCAGCGGGCAGCCCCCTACAACCTTCTACTAACACTCACCGTTCAGGTCTTTGCACAGAGTGATTTTAAGGATTACATATAGGTATCATATTTCTAATTTAGAAAACCTTAATATAAGCACAAATCTGATTATTTTGTTACCTATAAAAGCGCAGAAGCTAAGCGGGAAATTGTGTTTATATCGCTTCTCAATGTTTCGACTTTATTTTTAGTGTTCTGTTGcagaacttaaaaaaaacattaatttggTTAATAAACAGATATGTATAGCATTCAAGAAAATTATCTCCCTAAGGAACGTCAAGATTAAATCGTAAATCATCAAAGTGAGAAAATGTGGATTTACAGTTATcaatttaatgaatattttacaAGTATTCTTCTTCAACTCTTCTTCAGAAATCATTAAAACCTACTGAAATGTCGCCCATTATATAAAGTTGCACTTGTTTCGTGGGTGGCAACATAAGAATGTTTATTCAATAAACACCAAACGATTTCTTTAAACCAATAAGACTCATTtgataaattaatttgcttatGTATTCAGTAAGAAGGAAACATGCGCCTGTAGGCCTGGCAAATATCGCAGCTGTTGTGGTGATCATCCAAAGGAGTACTGCAGCTGGACAAATGGCTGCACTCCGTCAGCGAGGAGCTTCGGCTTACGCTACTTAACTGAGTTGTGCTGGAGCAGGAGGACAATCGTCGTCCCAGCTGACTCTGTTGGGCAGGAGAGCCACCTCTCCCAGCGGCGAAACTGGCACTTGGACAACAATTGGATTTCCTGCCATGGCACACTGTTTGCTGCTTTCGAGGCTGATCCAATTGGCCCAAGCAGCGACTCTCGACGTGGCGATTGACGGGAGGCACAGAGTACTCCCGGGAACTGGAGCAACTGCACACCTTTTTTCGATCCTGCGTGGTCAGTTGCGCAGATAGCTCCACCTTGGGCGCCAGGATTCCCGGAAAAGCAGGCGTCGCCTTCATCAGCAGCTGAACATTGGCACTGTGGGCACAGCTCAGTCGCGGGAACGTGGGCTGCATCACATCCGAGAGACTGCCCACGAAGTAGGCCAACCTTCGGCCATTCTGCCACACGGTTATCTCAAGCTGCTCAGCTTTTAGTAACTCGTGCATGTCCTCCAAGCAGCTTACGCTCTTAAAGTATCCCTCCATCGTGAACTGATCGTGGCACAGCATCGGAAACCGCGGCTCCATGGGTCCAGTTCGAAAGTAGTAGCCCAAGGTCTTGATGGTGGCCTCCAAATATCCGTGTGAGCACAGCCAAACGCCAGGACAAGTGAGCTGAAAGTGGAAAGGGACTTCGAGTCAAAGGTATTCCCACCGATATAACTACAAACCGCATGGAGCTGCAGGTCTAACTTTACGTAGAATCTCTTGTGGGACATTTCCTGACTAATTCCAAGTGAAAGTCAACTTGGCTGGCGGAAAGGAGCCATCTGTTGGGGTGGGATTCAGGGATTGGGGGGCGAAAGCGCattgttctttgttttggAGCTCTGGTTGCCGGGGCAGCGGTTAAAAGTGAATTTCAAAGTCGATTACTCGCCGATAACGCCGCTACTTTGATTGATAGCGGAAAAGTTGAAAAGGGCAAGTCTTAGGGAAAGTGATGTGTGTATTTCATTATATAGTTTTAGGATGAAGCTTTTCAGTTAATAATCATgtcaataataaaaacaaaaaggtaTTTCATTAGCGTAGCTTAATGACATTTCTCCGTAGTTCCATTCCCTTGTATCTCAGTTTTTAAAGCTATACCATTACCTACTGATAACAATGAGAATATTCTCACAGTGCACAGTGATAACACCAACCGATAGGAAACCTGACCACAAAGTGCATCACTAATCTTAGCAATAGTAAACACCAATAGACAAGGGTGTTGGTGATGGCTGCAGTTACGGATATACCTGTGCACCTGCCGAAGCTACTGGCGCTGTTCAAGACGATGGTGCCCAAGCTGGTGAACAACAAGCACAAGGGGCAGTACGGACGCATCGGAGTGATCGGCGGGTCCTTGGAGTACACCGGTGCCCCATACTTTGCGGCCATTTCCTCGATAAGAGTGGGCGCTGACTTGGCGCATGTGTTCTGCCACTCGAATGCATCGGCCATTATCAAGTCCTACAGTCCCGATCTCATCGTGCATCCAGTTCTGGATTGTGTGGATGCAGTGGAGAGAATTACGCCCTGGTTGGAGCGCCTTCACGTCATTGTGAGTAACCACATATATGCTATGTGTTAGCAATTTCAATGCTAAATTTAGAATCGCCAAGGTTATTGGACCTGGACTGGGTCGGGAACCGAGCATCCTGAAAACTGCATCCAACATACTTAAGCTGTGCATGGACACCAAGAAACCAGTTGTCATAGACGCCGATGGACTTTTTCTGCTCAATGATAACTTGAACCTGATCTGTGGACAGCGAAATGTTTTGCTCACGCCAAATGTCATGGAATTCCGGAG from Drosophila yakuba strain Tai18E2 chromosome 3L, Prin_Dyak_Tai18E2_2.1, whole genome shotgun sequence carries:
- the LOC6534982 gene encoding uncharacterized protein LOC6534982, which codes for MSHKRFYVKLDLQLHALTCPGVWLCSHGYLEATIKTLGYYFRTGPMEPRFPMLCHDQFTMEGYFKSVSCLEDMHELLKAEQLEITVWQNGRRLAYFVGSLSDVMQPTFPRLSCAHSANVQLLMKATPAFPGILAPKVELSAQLTTQDRKKVCSCSSSREYSVPPVNRHVESRCLGQLDQPRKQQTVCHGRKSNCCPSASFAAGRGGSPAQQSQLGRRLSSCSSTTQLSSVSRSSSLTECSHLSSCSTPLDDHHNSCDICQAYRRMFPSY
- the LOC6534981 gene encoding protein Gemin2, with the protein product MQYEPEEQTFQLQALEIREPDSNFDPLKPPESGEEYLMHMFYERKRCPAVVTKRSPKIRNNTGSTTIEMLDNPELPPFKCLLPTPEWQDEQVKSFQAARSQVLVLRRELANNNYDQSAEPPLTSDHEKWQEFCRNQQPLLSTLLHLSQNDLEHLLEKLSKWLQDPNSTVDLLHDVWLARWLYATLVCLHLPLEPHVFSTLRYIARACIHLRNQLKEDEVQRAAPYNLLLTLTVQVFAQSDFKDYI
- the LOC6539669 gene encoding ATP-dependent (S)-NAD(P)H-hydrate dehydratase gives rise to the protein MAAVTDIPVHLPKLLALFKTMVPKLVNNKHKGQYGRIGVIGGSLEYTGAPYFAAISSIRVGADLAHVFCHSNASAIIKSYSPDLIVHPVLDCVDAVERITPWLERLHVIVIGPGLGREPSILKTASNILKLCMDTKKPVVIDADGLFLLNDNLNLICGQRNVLLTPNVMEFRRLFGEDSEEARQKMSLLGAGVTVLEKGANDKVYVPHCNEVHSMPTGGSGRRCGGQGDLLSGSLATFFSWSLQSDEPNPALVAACASSYFVKKLNAAAFQKFGRSLLASDMVNEIPVVFQAEFENSDPQ